GGCGATGCCATTACCTTTACGAAAAAGATCAACAGCATCGATTACCCGGAGGCCGTTAAGCTGCTGGCAGCGCGGGCCGGTATGCCGGAGCCGCAGGAGGACGACAAAACAGGCCGGATGCGCAGCCGCATCCTCTCCATGAACAAGGAGGCGGCACGGTTTTTCCACGCCTGCCTGAACTCCACCGTGGAGGAAGCCCGGCAGGCCCGTGCCTACTGGCGGCGGCGCGGTCTGGACGACAAGACGATCGTCCGGTTCGGGCTGGGCTATGCGCCCAACGACGGACAGGCGCTGTATCAGTTCCTGCGCGATAAGGGCTACAATCAGCAGGAGCTGGATGCCAGCGGCCTGTTCAAGCGCAGCGCGTCCGGCCGCATCTACTGCCTGTTCTGGAAGCGGGTGATGACCCCCATCTTTGACCTGCGCGGCAACATCATTGCGTTTGGTGGGCGCGTGCTGGACGATTCCAAACCGAAATATGTCAACAGCCCGGAAACGCTGGTGTACCACAAATCAGAGACGGTGTTTGCGCTGCAGATCGCAAAGCGCAGCGCGGTGCGTCGGTTCGTGCTGTGCGAGGGCTACATGGACGTGATCAGTATGCATCAGGCAGGCATCGACACAGCAGTGTGCGCCTGCGGCACGGCCCTGACCCCGGAGCAGGTGCGGCTCATCAGCGAGTATGCTGACGAGGTGATCCTGAGCTACGATTCGGACGAAGCAGGCCAGAAGGCCACGCTGCGCTCGCTGGAACTGTTCCGCAACAGCCCGGTAAAGGTGGGCGTGCTGCAGATCCCCGGTGCAAAGGACCCGGACGAGTACATCAAAAAGTATGGCGCAGAGCGATTCAAGGCCCTGCTGGACGGTGTGGGCAATGCACTGGACTTCCGGCTGGGCCGTCTGCGCAGCCAGTACGATCTGGCACAGGATGCCCAGCGGCTGGAATACGTGAAGGAAGCTGTGAATATGCTGGCAGAGCGCTCCAACCCTACCGAGCAGGAAGTGTATGCGGGGCGTCTGGCTGAGGAGACCAACATCTCCAAAACAGCTATCATGACCCAGCTGGAGACCGCCGTGAAGAGGGCGGGCAGCAAGCACCGCTGGGAGAAAAAGCAGCAGGCGCTCAAGTCCGGTGAGATGAATCAGATCAACGTGCCGTACAGTGCGGGCGGCAGTCAGGCGCTGGGCATTGCCAGTGCACAGCAGCGGCTGCTGGCGGCGATCCTGCGGGAGCCGCACTATATCGATCTGGTGCAGGGGCAGCTGACCGCAGAACAGTTCGTGCTGCCGCAGCAGAAGGAGCTGTTTGAAGCCATGCTGCGCTGCCGACAGGAGGGCATTGAGATCAGCCTGACCACGCTGCGCGCTTTTGTAAGCGAAGAAGCGCTGAATGAACTGAGCCATCTTGCGGCACAATACAGCGATGTGAATTGTACGCCGGATGATATCCGGCTGTATCTGGACCGCATTGCCCGGGGGATGCCCATGGCAGGCAAGGCGGCGCATATGTCCAATGAGGAACTGAGTGATTACCTCCAGTCGATGCGCGAAAAGAAGCAGGGAAATGTGCCTGTAGAAGAATGATCCCCCGCTTTCCCCTCCGGCTGGAGCAGGAGAGGAAAGGAGCAGGAACCATGCAGAAATTGTCGCAAACGGAGGAATTGGCCAGAACATTGGCTGCGCGGGCACGCCACCATGCCCTGACACCGGAGCAGATCAGCCGTGCCATGGACGAACAGGATTACGATGTGGCGCAGCTGGACGAGCTGTATACGGCACTGGAGGACCGCGGCGTGCACCTGACCGAAGAGGAAGCGGACCTGCCTGCGTTGGATGAAACGCAGATCGGCAGGCTGGAACATGAGCTTTCGGCAGAGGGGGTGGCGCTGGACGACCCGGTAAAGGCCTATTTGAAGGAGATCGGCCGGGTGCCGCTGCTGACGGCAGAACAGGAAACGGAGCTTGCCCGTGCCGCGCAGGCCGGGGACGAGGATGCCCGGCGGAAGCTCAGCGAAGCGAACCTGCGGCTGGTGGTGTCGGTGGCAAAGCGCTATGCAGGGCGGGGCCTGCCGTTTCTGGATCTCATTCAGGAAGGCAATCTCGGTCTGATGAAGGCGGCGGAAAAGTTTGAGCCGGAGCGCGGCTTCAAATTTTCCACCTATGCCACGTGGTGGATCCGTCAGTCCATCACCCGCGCCATTGCGGATCAGGGGAGGACCATCCGCATCCCGGTGCACCTTGTGGAGAGCATCAACCGGGTCAAAAAGACGACTGGCGACCTGCTGCGGAAAAATGGCCGGGAGCCTACCGCGGAAGAGATCGCTGTTCAGCTGGACATGGAGCCGGACCGTGTGCGGGAATTGCTGCAGCTGGCGCAGGACCCCATCAGCTTGGAAACGCCGGTGGGCGAGGAAGAGGATGCCCACCTTGAAGATTTTATTCAGGACGAGGATGCAGGCGTCCCGGTGGATGAAGCCGGGCGGCAGCTGCTGCGGCGGGAACTGTTCAGCGTGCTCAAAAGCCTGACACCGAGGGAAGAGCGGGTGATCGCACTGCGCTTCGGGCTGGAGGATGGCCGGGCGCACACGCTGGAAGAGCTGGGGAAGGAGTTCAATGTGACCCGGGAGCGGGTGCGGCAGATCGAAGCCAAGGCCCTGCGCAAGCTGCGGCATCCCAGCCGTGCAAAGCGTCTGCGGGATTATCTGGATGAGTGAACGATTATAATTGCCGCCGCTTGCACTCTGGCAATATTAGAGGAAACATTATTTTTATATTTGCAGCTCAGAAAAGCCTGCGAGCTTTTCTGAGCTGCTTTTTCACAAAAAAGGGCCGCAAGGGAAAACGGGCATATCCGACTGTAAAAGTAATACGCCAAAACACAAGGGCAAAGATAGACAAATTGCACAAGGGGATTATGAACAGGAACGTGCAAAATAAAAAAATCAAGCCCTAAAACAGCAAAACACAACACGCTGCCGGGCGTGCGAAAATGAAAGAAAAAATAAATTTGTTTTGGCAAAAATCTGAAAAATGGCTTGACAGCAAGGCTTTTAGGGTGTATACTGCATTAGTATCACATAATGGACTAGTGCGCCAAAAAGAGGAATGCGCAGGCGGTGACTGGACGGGTCAAACCGAAAAGTTTGTGAAAAACGCCGAAAGGTTCCCTTCGACGCGGGTCGAATTATGTGTGTCTGCTCAAATTTGACCCGTGTATACGACATCCCGTAGAGTATAAAAGTAAGGAGTGGTTGATTTTATGATGAAAGTCAAGCCCGTAAAGCTCGGCAAAACCGAGCGCATGAGCTTCTCCCACATCGACGAAGTCATCAGTATGCCGAACCTGATCGAGGTCCAGAAGAACTCTTATCAGTGGTTCCTGGACGAGGGCCTGAAAGAGGTCTTCCACGATATCGGCACCATTGAGGACTACACCGGCAATCTGGCACTGAGCTTTGTGGACTTCCGCCTGGATAAGGAGCCGAAGTACAGCATCAAGGAGTGCAAGGAGCGCGACGTGACCTATGCAGCACCCCTGCGCGTCACCGCCCGTCTGCTGAACAAGGAGACCGGCGAAGTGAAGGATCAGGAGATCTTCATGGGCGATTTCCCGCTGATGACCGATGCCGGCACCTTTGTGATCAACGGTGCAGAGCGTGCGATCGTCAGCCAGCTGGTGCGTTCTCCCGGCGTGTTCTACGGCGATGCCAAGGATAAGGTGGGCAACGACCTGTACAGCGCCACCATGAACCCCAACCGCGGTGCATGGCTGGAGTACGAGACCGATGCTTCCGATGTGTTCTATGTTCGTATCGATAAGAACCGCAAGCTGCCTGTCACCGTGCTGTGCCGTGCACTGGGCCTGTCCACCAACGAGGACATCCTGAACTTCTTTGGCGACGATGAGCGCATCCTCGCTACTCTGGAAAAGGATACCACCAAGAATCAGGAAGAGGGCCTGCTGGAAGTTTACCGCAAGCTGCGCCCCGGCGAGCCTCCCACGGTGGAGTCTGCTACCAGCCAGATCAACATGCTGTTCTTCGACCCGCGCCGTTATGACCTGTCTCGTTTCGGCCGTTATAAGATGAACAAGAAGCTGTCTCTGGCCCGCCGCATCACCGGTCAGGTGGCTGCTGAGAATGTGGTCGCTCCGCTGACCGGCGAGATCCTGATCGAGGCTGGTGCCAAGATCACCCGCGAGCTGGCTGAGAAGGCTGACAATGCCGGTGTGAATCTGGTCGTGCTGAAGCTCGACGATCCCATGAAGGAAGAGAGCCGGAAGATCAAGGTCATCACCAATGGCTGTGTGGATGCACAGGGCTTCTTCTCCTTCGACGTGAAGGAGTGCGGCATCAACGAGCGCTGCTCCTTCGATGAGATCAAGAAGATCCTCGACACCACCTCTGATGTGGAAGAGCAGAAGGAGATGCTGCGCCGCAACCACGACCAGCTGATCGGCCGCACCGTTACGGTCGCCGATATTCTGGCTTCCATCAACTACCTGAACGGTCTGGGCCACAATATTGGCACCACCGATGATATCGACCATCTGGGCAACCGCCGCATCCGCAGCGTGGGCGAGCTGCTGCAGAACCAGTTCCGCATCGGCTTCTCCCGCATGGAGCGCGTCATCCGTGAGCGCATGACCCTGCAGAGCCAGGATCAGAGCGTCATCACTCCGCAGGCCCTCATCAACATCCGTCCGGTGGTGGCAGCCATCAAGGAGTTCTTCGGCTCTTCTCCGCTGTCCCAGTTCATGGATCAGAACAACCCGCTGGCTGAGCTGACCCACAAGCGCCGCCTGTCTGCTCTGGGCCCCGGCGGTCTGAGCCGTGACCGCGCAGGTTTCGAGGTCCGCGACGTTCACTACAGCCACTACGGCCGTATGTGCCCCATCGAGACTCCTGAAGGCCCCAACATCGGTCTGATCTCCTATCTGGCATCTTACGCCAAGATCAACGAGTACGGCTTCGTGGAAGCTCCGTACCGCAAGGTCAAGAAGATCTATGACGAGAATGGCAACCTGAAGGAACAGGTCGTCACCGACGAGGTCGAGTATATGACCGCTGATGTCGAGGACGAGTACGTTGTGGCACAGGCCAACGAGCCGCTGGATGAGGGCAAGCACTTCATCCGTCCCCGTGTGTCTGCCCGCCGCCGCGACGAGATCCTTGAAATTGATGCAGAGAAAGTCGATTACATGGACGTTTCTCCGCGAATGATGGTCTCTGTTGCTACCGCCTGCATCCCCTTCCTGGAGAACGATGACTGTAACCGTGCTCTGATGGGTTCCAACATGCAGCGTCAGGCAGTGCCTCTGATGGTCACCCAGCAGCCCATCGTTGCTACCGGTATGGAGTACAAGGCTGCTACCGACTCCGGCACCGCTGTTCTGGCAAAGAATGACGGTATCGTTGAGAAGATGGATGCCGACCATGTTGTTGTGCGCAACAACAAGGGCGAGCTGGAGGATTATCCTCTGGTCAAGTTCGCACGCTCCAACGCAGGTACCTGCATCAACCAGCGTCCCATCGTGGAGGTCGGCGAGAGCGTCAAGGCCGGTCAGGTGCTGGCCGACGGCCCTGCAATGCGCAACGGCGAAATTTCTCTGGGTAAGAACGCTCTGATCGGCTTCATGACCTGGGAAGGCTACAACTACGAGGATGCCGTTCTGCTGAACGAGAAGATCGTGCGCGAGGACGTGTACACCTCCATTCATATTGAAGAGTACGAGACCGAGAGCCGCGACACCAAGCTGGGACCTGAAGAGATCACCCGTGATATCCCCAACGTTTCTGAGGATGCACTGAAGGATCTGGACGAGCGCGGCATCATCCGTATCGGTGCTGAGGTCAAGAGCGGCGACATTCTGGTCGGTAAGGTCACCCCGAAGGGCGAGACCGAGCTGACCGCTGAAGAGCGCCTGCTGCGCGCCATCTTCGGCGAGAAGGCACGCGAAGTGCGTGATACTTCTCTGCGCGTGCCCCATGGTGCATACGGCATCATCGTGGATGTCAAGGTGTTCACCCCGGAGAACAGCGACGAACTGCAGCCCGGCGTACGCGAGGTCGTCCGCTGCTATATTGCCCAGAAGCGCAAGATCAGCGTTGGCGATAAGATGGCAGGCCGTCACGGCAACAAGGGTGTCGTTTCCCGCATTCTGCCGCAGGAGGACATGCCCTACCTGCCCGACGGCACCCCGCTGGACATCGTGCTGAACCCTCTGGGCGTGCCTTCCCGTATGAACATCGGTCAGGTGCTGGAAGTCAACCTGGGCTACGCTGCCAAGGCATGCGGCATCAAGGTCATGACTCCCGTCTTCGACTCTGCTCGTGAGAACGACATCGGCGATACCTTTGATACCGCCCGCGAGATGTGGCATGGTGAGAATGCTCCTGCATATCCCACGAAGCTCCCCAAGATCATGGGCGAGAAGGGACACATCATCGACTTCTCCAAGATCGAGCTGGACCGCGATGGCAAGACCACCGTTTACGATGGCCGCACCGGCGAAAAGTTCGATAACCGCGTTACCGTCGGTTATATGTACTACCTGAAGCTGCATCACCTGGTTGATGATAAGATCCATGCACGTTCTACCGGCCCCTACTCTCTGGTCACTCAGCAGCCTCTGGGCGGCAAGGCCCAGTTCGGCGGCCAGCGCTTTGGCGAAATGGAAGTCTGGGCACTGGAAGCTTACGGCGCTGCATACACTCTGCAGGAGATCCTGACCGTCAAGTCCGACGACGTGGAGGGCCGTGTGAAGACCTACGAGGCCATCGTTAAGGGTGAGCCGATCCCGCAGCCCGGCATTCCCGAGTCCTTCCGCGTTATGCTGAAGGAACTGCAGTCTCTGGGTCTGGACGTTGTTGTTCAGGACAAGGACGGCAACGAGATCGACATGCGTCAGAACTTCGACGACGAAGAGACCGGCTTTGATATGCGCGATGTTGCCGGCACTGAGAACGTCGTGCAGGAGAGCGAACTGCTCAACGATTATAATATTAAGGATGCCGATGCCGGTTTCGATGATCCTTCTGTGCTGGAGGACAATAACTCCGGTGCCGAAGCTCCCGCTTCTTCTGACGAAGTAGATTTCTGATCAGACAAAGAACACAAGCCTCAAGCCCCCTGTTCCGCGTGCTGCGGCAGGGGAGAGGGGCCTGTGGTCTGAACAAGAAAGCCGCCTGTATCATCGAGACAACTAGAGATTAAGAAAGGGTTCGTTTCATGGAAAACAACGTTTTCGATTCCATCAAGATCGGCCTTGCCTCCCCGGAGCAGATCCGCAACTGGAGCTACGGCGAGGTCAAAAAGCCTGAGACCATCAACTACCGTACCCTGAAGCCGGAGCGCGACGGCTTGTACTGTGAGCGCATTTTTGGACCTACCAAGGACTGGGAGTGCCACTGCGGTAAGTATAAGCGCATCCGCTACAAGGGCAAGATCTGCGACCGCTGCGGCGTTGAAGTGACCAAGGCCAAGGTCCGCCGTGAGCGCATGGGCCACATTGAGCTGGCCGCTCCCGTCAGCCACATCTGGTACTTCAAGGGCATCCCCAGCCGCATCGGCCTGATGCTGGACATCAGCCCCCGCCTGCTGGAGAAGGTGCTGTACTTTGCAAGCTATATCGTCACTGATCCGGGCGCTACCCGTCTGGAAAAGAAGCAGCTGCTCACCGAGAGCGAGTATCGTGAGATGCGCGACCACTACGGTGATGAGTTCGAGGCTGCTATGGGCGCTGAGGCCATTCAGGATCTGCTGAAGGAGATCGATCTGGATCAGCTGAGTGAAGAGCTGACTGCCGAGGTGGAAAAGTCCTCCGGCCAGAAGCGCGTGCGCATCCTCAAGCGTCTGGAAGTAGTTGAGGCATTCCGCATTTCCGGCAACCGTCCTGAATGGATGGTCATGGATGTGCTGCCTGTTCTGCCGCCTGACCTGCGCCCCATGGTCCAGCTGGACGGCGGCCGTTTTGCCACCTCCGACCTGAACGACCTGTACCGCCGCGTGATCAACCGCAACAACCGTCTGCGCCGTCTGCTGGAGCTGGGCGCTCCCGACATCATCGTGCGCAACGAGAAGCGTATGCTGCAGGAAGCAGTGGACAGCCTGATCGACAACGGCCGCCGCGGCCGTCCGGTCACCGGCCCCAACAACCGCGCACTGAAGAGCCTTTCCGATATGCTGAAGGGCAAGCAGGGCCGCTTCCGTCAGAACCTGCTGGGCAAGCGTGTTGACTACTCCGGTCGTTCTGTTATCGTCGTCGGCCCTGAGCTGAAGATGGATCAGTGCGGTCTGCCCAAGGAAATGGCTCTGGAGCTGTTCAAGCCCTTTGTCATGAAGGATCTGGTGGAGAAGGGCATTGCCAACAACATCAAGTCCGCCCGCAAGATGGTGGAGCGCGCTAAGCCCGAAGTGTGGGACAGCCTGGAGACTGTGATCAAGGGCCACCCCGTTCTGCTGAACCGTGCACCTACCCTGCACCGTCTGGGCATTCAGGCTTTCAACCCGGTGCTGGTGGAGGGCCGTGCAATCAAGCTGCACCCGCTGGCATGTACTGCATTCAACGCCGACTTCGACGGTGACCAGATGGCAGTGCATCTGCCTCTGGGCGAGGATGCCTGCCGTGAGGCCAAGATGCTGATGCTGGCTTCCGGCAACCTGCTGAAGCCCTCTGACGGCGCACCTGTTACCGTGCCTACGCAGGATATGATCCTGGGCAGCTACTACCTGACCACCGTTCGTGAAAATGACGAGGGCGCAGGCAAGGTGTTCCGCGATGAGAACGAAGCCCTGATGGCTTATGCAGAGCACATCGTTACCCTGCACGCACCCATCAAGGTGCGCCGCACCATGACCATTGACGGCGTGGAGCGCACCGGTCTGGTGGAAGCCACCGTCGGCCGCATCATCTTCAATAACCCTGTTCCTCAGAATCTGGGTTATATCGACCGTACTGATCCCGAGCACTGGCTGGAGTACGAGGTCAGCTTCCGCGTGACCAAGAAGACTCTGCCCGACATCATTTCCCGCTGCATGACCCGCAACGGCACCCGCAAGTGTGCAAAGATGCTGGATGCCATCAAGGCGCAGGGCTACAAGTACTCCACTCTGTCTGCAATCTCCGTCGCTGTGTGCGACGCTGTGATCCCGCCGCAGAAGCAGGAACTGATCGCTGAGGCTGACCAGCAGATCGCAAAGGTCGGCAGGCTGTTCAACCGCGGCCTGATCTCCGACAACGAGCGTTACAACCAGACCATCGCCATCTGGCAGGCTACCACCGATAAGGTCTCCAAGGCTCTGGCAGACAACCTGCCCAAGGACAATGAGATCTATATGATGGCTGACTCCGGTGCTCGTGGTTCTATGAACCAGATCAAGCAGCTGGCCGGCATGCGCGGCCTGCTGGCAAACACCGCCGGCCACACCATCGAGATGCCCATTCGTGCCAACTACCGTGAAGGTCTGAATATTCTGGAATATTTCGTTTCTGCCCGTGGTGCCCGTAAGGGTCTGGCCGATACCGCTCTGCGTACCGCTGACTCCGGTTACCTGACCCGCCGCATGGTCGATGTCTCTCAGGATGTCATTGTGCGCGAGATCGACTGCGGCACCACCGACGGCCTGTGGGTGTCTGAGATCCACGAGGGCAAGGAGAAGATCGAGAGCTTCCGCGAGCGCTTGATCGGCCGCTTCGCTGTGGGCGATGTGGTCAACCCCGTCACCGGCAAGGTGATCGTGCCGGAAGGCAAGATGATCGACCTGTACGATGCAAACGAGATCGAGGCTGCTGGCATTACCAAGCTGAAGATCCGCAGCCTGCTGACCTGCCGTGCAAAGACCGGTGTCTGCGCACGCTGCTACGGTTCCGATATGGCAAACGGCGAGCCGGTCCGTCTGGGCGAGTCTGTCGGCGTTATCGCCGCAGAGTCCATCGGCGAGCCTGGTACTCAGCTGACCATGCGTACCTTCCATACCGGCGGTATCGCATCTGCTGAAGATATCACGCAGGGTCTTCCCCGTGTTGAAGAGCTGTTCGAGAGCCGCCGTCCCAAGAGCATGGCCATCATGAGCGAGATCTCTGGTGTCGTTTCTCAGGACGATACCAAGAAGAATGTCGTTATCAAGGTGACCGGCAAGGACGAGAACGGTGCCGAGGTCGTAAAGAGCTATTCCATCCCGTTCACCCAGCATTCCCGCGTGATGCCGGGTGACCGTGTGGAGAAGGGCGACATCATCACCCGTGAAGGTGTTCTGTATCCGCAGGATATTCTGGCAATCAAGGGTCTGGAGGATGTCCAGAACTACCTGATCAACGAAGTTCAGAAGGTCTACCGTCTGCAGGGCGTTGAGATCAACGATAAGCATATCGAAGTCATCGTCCGTCAGATGTGCCGCAAGGTGCGCGTGACTGATTCCGGTTCTTCCAACCTGATCGGCGGTGCACTGGCAAGCCGTCTGGAAGTGGAGAGCATCAACGCCGATCTGCAGCAGCGCATCGACGCTGGTGAAGAGGGCCTGAAGCTGGTCGAGTACCAGCAGGTGCTGCTGGGCATCACCAAGGCTGCTCTGGCAAACGACTCCTTCCTG
Above is a genomic segment from Faecalibacterium taiwanense containing:
- the rpoC gene encoding DNA-directed RNA polymerase subunit beta', which translates into the protein MENNVFDSIKIGLASPEQIRNWSYGEVKKPETINYRTLKPERDGLYCERIFGPTKDWECHCGKYKRIRYKGKICDRCGVEVTKAKVRRERMGHIELAAPVSHIWYFKGIPSRIGLMLDISPRLLEKVLYFASYIVTDPGATRLEKKQLLTESEYREMRDHYGDEFEAAMGAEAIQDLLKEIDLDQLSEELTAEVEKSSGQKRVRILKRLEVVEAFRISGNRPEWMVMDVLPVLPPDLRPMVQLDGGRFATSDLNDLYRRVINRNNRLRRLLELGAPDIIVRNEKRMLQEAVDSLIDNGRRGRPVTGPNNRALKSLSDMLKGKQGRFRQNLLGKRVDYSGRSVIVVGPELKMDQCGLPKEMALELFKPFVMKDLVEKGIANNIKSARKMVERAKPEVWDSLETVIKGHPVLLNRAPTLHRLGIQAFNPVLVEGRAIKLHPLACTAFNADFDGDQMAVHLPLGEDACREAKMLMLASGNLLKPSDGAPVTVPTQDMILGSYYLTTVRENDEGAGKVFRDENEALMAYAEHIVTLHAPIKVRRTMTIDGVERTGLVEATVGRIIFNNPVPQNLGYIDRTDPEHWLEYEVSFRVTKKTLPDIISRCMTRNGTRKCAKMLDAIKAQGYKYSTLSAISVAVCDAVIPPQKQELIAEADQQIAKVGRLFNRGLISDNERYNQTIAIWQATTDKVSKALADNLPKDNEIYMMADSGARGSMNQIKQLAGMRGLLANTAGHTIEMPIRANYREGLNILEYFVSARGARKGLADTALRTADSGYLTRRMVDVSQDVIVREIDCGTTDGLWVSEIHEGKEKIESFRERLIGRFAVGDVVNPVTGKVIVPEGKMIDLYDANEIEAAGITKLKIRSLLTCRAKTGVCARCYGSDMANGEPVRLGESVGVIAAESIGEPGTQLTMRTFHTGGIASAEDITQGLPRVEELFESRRPKSMAIMSEISGVVSQDDTKKNVVIKVTGKDENGAEVVKSYSIPFTQHSRVMPGDRVEKGDIITREGVLYPQDILAIKGLEDVQNYLINEVQKVYRLQGVEINDKHIEVIVRQMCRKVRVTDSGSSNLIGGALASRLEVESINADLQQRIDAGEEGLKLVEYQQVLLGITKAALANDSFLSAASFQETTRVLTEAAIKGKVDPLAGLKENVIIGKLIPAGTGLPEVREDLKNREAERDAEIAAEQAAAVQ
- the rpoD gene encoding RNA polymerase sigma factor RpoD — protein: MQKLSQTEELARTLAARARHHALTPEQISRAMDEQDYDVAQLDELYTALEDRGVHLTEEEADLPALDETQIGRLEHELSAEGVALDDPVKAYLKEIGRVPLLTAEQETELARAAQAGDEDARRKLSEANLRLVVSVAKRYAGRGLPFLDLIQEGNLGLMKAAEKFEPERGFKFSTYATWWIRQSITRAIADQGRTIRIPVHLVESINRVKKTTGDLLRKNGREPTAEEIAVQLDMEPDRVRELLQLAQDPISLETPVGEEEDAHLEDFIQDEDAGVPVDEAGRQLLRRELFSVLKSLTPREERVIALRFGLEDGRAHTLEELGKEFNVTRERVRQIEAKALRKLRHPSRAKRLRDYLDE
- the dnaG gene encoding DNA primase, giving the protein MIPHEYIEELTRRTDIVELVGSYVQLKRKGRLYGGLCPFHSEKTPSFYVYPDTQSFYCFGCGAGGDAITFTKKINSIDYPEAVKLLAARAGMPEPQEDDKTGRMRSRILSMNKEAARFFHACLNSTVEEARQARAYWRRRGLDDKTIVRFGLGYAPNDGQALYQFLRDKGYNQQELDASGLFKRSASGRIYCLFWKRVMTPIFDLRGNIIAFGGRVLDDSKPKYVNSPETLVYHKSETVFALQIAKRSAVRRFVLCEGYMDVISMHQAGIDTAVCACGTALTPEQVRLISEYADEVILSYDSDEAGQKATLRSLELFRNSPVKVGVLQIPGAKDPDEYIKKYGAERFKALLDGVGNALDFRLGRLRSQYDLAQDAQRLEYVKEAVNMLAERSNPTEQEVYAGRLAEETNISKTAIMTQLETAVKRAGSKHRWEKKQQALKSGEMNQINVPYSAGGSQALGIASAQQRLLAAILREPHYIDLVQGQLTAEQFVLPQQKELFEAMLRCRQEGIEISLTTLRAFVSEEALNELSHLAAQYSDVNCTPDDIRLYLDRIARGMPMAGKAAHMSNEELSDYLQSMREKKQGNVPVEE
- a CDS encoding DNA-directed RNA polymerase subunit beta translates to MMKVKPVKLGKTERMSFSHIDEVISMPNLIEVQKNSYQWFLDEGLKEVFHDIGTIEDYTGNLALSFVDFRLDKEPKYSIKECKERDVTYAAPLRVTARLLNKETGEVKDQEIFMGDFPLMTDAGTFVINGAERAIVSQLVRSPGVFYGDAKDKVGNDLYSATMNPNRGAWLEYETDASDVFYVRIDKNRKLPVTVLCRALGLSTNEDILNFFGDDERILATLEKDTTKNQEEGLLEVYRKLRPGEPPTVESATSQINMLFFDPRRYDLSRFGRYKMNKKLSLARRITGQVAAENVVAPLTGEILIEAGAKITRELAEKADNAGVNLVVLKLDDPMKEESRKIKVITNGCVDAQGFFSFDVKECGINERCSFDEIKKILDTTSDVEEQKEMLRRNHDQLIGRTVTVADILASINYLNGLGHNIGTTDDIDHLGNRRIRSVGELLQNQFRIGFSRMERVIRERMTLQSQDQSVITPQALINIRPVVAAIKEFFGSSPLSQFMDQNNPLAELTHKRRLSALGPGGLSRDRAGFEVRDVHYSHYGRMCPIETPEGPNIGLISYLASYAKINEYGFVEAPYRKVKKIYDENGNLKEQVVTDEVEYMTADVEDEYVVAQANEPLDEGKHFIRPRVSARRRDEILEIDAEKVDYMDVSPRMMVSVATACIPFLENDDCNRALMGSNMQRQAVPLMVTQQPIVATGMEYKAATDSGTAVLAKNDGIVEKMDADHVVVRNNKGELEDYPLVKFARSNAGTCINQRPIVEVGESVKAGQVLADGPAMRNGEISLGKNALIGFMTWEGYNYEDAVLLNEKIVREDVYTSIHIEEYETESRDTKLGPEEITRDIPNVSEDALKDLDERGIIRIGAEVKSGDILVGKVTPKGETELTAEERLLRAIFGEKAREVRDTSLRVPHGAYGIIVDVKVFTPENSDELQPGVREVVRCYIAQKRKISVGDKMAGRHGNKGVVSRILPQEDMPYLPDGTPLDIVLNPLGVPSRMNIGQVLEVNLGYAAKACGIKVMTPVFDSARENDIGDTFDTAREMWHGENAPAYPTKLPKIMGEKGHIIDFSKIELDRDGKTTVYDGRTGEKFDNRVTVGYMYYLKLHHLVDDKIHARSTGPYSLVTQQPLGGKAQFGGQRFGEMEVWALEAYGAAYTLQEILTVKSDDVEGRVKTYEAIVKGEPIPQPGIPESFRVMLKELQSLGLDVVVQDKDGNEIDMRQNFDDEETGFDMRDVAGTENVVQESELLNDYNIKDADAGFDDPSVLEDNNSGAEAPASSDEVDF